The following are encoded together in the Bubalus kerabau isolate K-KA32 ecotype Philippines breed swamp buffalo chromosome 3, PCC_UOA_SB_1v2, whole genome shotgun sequence genome:
- the A3GALT2 gene encoding alpha-1,3-galactosyltransferase 2 produces the protein MLSHLLLDMAFREGPRAWKKIFWQLILLALGILGLLLFGLPVLRHLEVLIPMGVCPLARTPLLRDNFTGPLHPGARPEVLTCTSWGAPIIWDGTFDPDVAQQEAVQRNLTVGLTVFAVGRYLEKYLERFLQTAEQHFMVGQRVIYYVFTERPAAVLCVPLGPGRRLRVERVARERRWQDVSMARMRALHAALGGRLGREARFVLCMDVDQHFSGTFGPEALAESVAQLHSWHYRWPRRLLPFERDVRSAAALGPGEGDFYYHAAVFGGSVAALRRLTAHCARALRRDCARGLEALWHDESHLNKFFWLHKPAKLLSPEFCWSPDIGRRAEIRRPRLLWAPKEYALLRG, from the exons ATGCTGTCCCACCTGCTCCTTGACATGGCTTTCAGGGAAGGACCCAG ggcctGGAAGAAAATCTTCTGGCAGCTGATCCTACTTGCACTTGGCATCTTAGGGCTGCTCCTGTTCGGGCTTCCTGTACTCAG GCATCTGGAAGTCCTCATCCCTATGGGTGTCTGCCCTCTGGCCAGAACGCCCCTGCTGAGAGACAACTTCACGGGTCCCCTGCATCCTGG GGCCCGGCCTGAGGTCCTAACCTGTACTTCCTGGGGGGCTCCCATTATTTGGGATGGCACCTTTGACCCAGATGTGGCCCAGCAAGAGGCTGTACAGCGGAACCTCACCGTGGGTCTGACTGTCTTTGCTGTAGGCAG GTACCTGGAGAAGTACCTGGAGCGCTTCCTGCAGACGGCCGAGCAGCACTTCATGGTGGGCCAGCGCGTGATATACTACGTGTTCACCGAGCGTCCGGCCGCGGTACTCTGCGTGCCGCTGGGCCCGGGCCGCCGGCTGCGCGTGGAGCGCGTGGCACGCGAGCGCCGCTGGCAGGACGTGTCCATGGCGCGCATGCGCGCGCTGCACGCGGCGCTGGGCGGCCGCCTGGGCCGCGAGGCGCGTTTTGTGCTCTGCATGGACGTGGACCAGCACTTCAGCGGCACCTTCGGACCTGAGGCGCTGGCCGAGTCGGTGGCGCAGCTGCACTCCTGGCACTACCGCTGGCCCCGGCGGCTGCTGCCCTTCGAGCGCGACGTGCGCTCGGCCGCCGCCCTGGGCCCCGGGGAGGGCGACTTCTACTACCACGCGGCCGTGTTCGGGGGCAGCGTGGCGGCCCTGCGGCGGCTGACGGCGCACTGCGCGCGGGCCCTTCGGCGGGACTGCGCGCGCGGCCTGGAGGCGCTCTGGCACGACGAGAGCCACCTCAACAAGTTCTTCTGGCTGCACAAGCCCGCCAAGCTGCTGTCGCCCGAGTTCTGCTGGAGCCCCGACATAGGCCGCCGGGCCGAGATCCGCCGCCCGCGCTTGCTCTGGGCGCCCAAGGAGTATGCCTTGCTGCGTGGCTAG